The following coding sequences are from one Humulus lupulus chromosome X, drHumLupu1.1, whole genome shotgun sequence window:
- the LOC133807347 gene encoding small ribosomal subunit protein eS24z, protein MADKAVTIRTRKFMTNRLLSRKQFVIDVLHPGRPNVSKAELKEKLARMYEVKDPNSIFVFKFRTHFGGGKSTGFGLIYDSVESAKKFEPKYRLVRNGLDTKIEKSRKQMKERKNRAKKIRGVKKTKAGDAAKKK, encoded by the exons ATGGCGGACAAGGCAGTCACTATTCGCACCAGGAAGTTCATGACAAACAGACTTCTATCAAGGAAGCAATTC GTCATTGATGTTCTTCATCCAGGAAGGCCTAATGTGTCCAAG GCTGAGTTGAAGGAGAAATTGGCAAGGATGTATGAGGTCAAGGACCCCAATTCAATCTTCGTTTTCAAGTTCCGCACTCACTTTGGTGGTGGGAAATCTACTGGATTTGGGTTGATCTATGATTCGGTTGAGAGTGCGAAGAAATTCGAGCCAAAGTACAGGCTTGTCAGG AACGGACTTGATACCAAGATTGAGAAATCAAGGAAGCaaatgaaggagagaaagaacAGGGCCAAGAAGATCCGTGGAGTGAAGAAG ACAAAGGCAGGAGATGCTGCCAAGAAGAAGTGA
- the LOC133805592 gene encoding uncharacterized protein LOC133805592 has protein sequence MEVGTLLMQANKTSIDEHTLLEEGMSSTTNEGINVAYIPHLAEEVTDFIIEDNTKRKKKLEEIEIFKTKRSEPREYLVTCADDTCSWFVRASKYRNQDLFKVRKCIPNHTCSIEIVMEDHRQAKSIIIGELIKNKYKSIKRNYTPNDIRNDMNDDFGVIMGYTKAWRSREKALLLVRGNPDDSYQKLPMYFYMLKQANPRTVTHLLTDNEDRFKYLYIAFFNAIKGWRYLRPIIVVDGTFLKNAHGGTLFSASTFDPNNNIFVLAFGIKDTYGEPEGLAIVSDRHKSIKNAVHIVYPNAFHRACMYHLLNNLKSKYGNHGEELQMNFIVAAKAYTKIECEHYMRSLDRLDRRIRPYLEKAKYETWARSHSPIKIYTMMTSNIAELLNAALKAARNLPIDILVE, from the exons ATGGAGGTGGGAACATTATTAATGCAAGCAAACAAAACTTCCATCGATGAACATACGTTACTTGAAGAAGGAATGTCAAGCACAACAAATGAGGGCATCAATGTGGCATACATACCTCACCTTGCTGAAGAAGTAACCGATTTTATAATTGAAGacaatacaaaaagaaaaaagaaattggaagaaaTTGAAATA ttcaaaacaaaaagatcagAACCGAGAGAGTACCTGGTTACCTGCGCAGATGACACATGCAGCTGGTTTGTGAGAGCTTCTAAATACAGAAATCAAGATTTATTCAAGGTACGAAAATGCATTCCAAATCATACTTGCTCTATTGAAATTGTTATGGAGGATCATAGGCAAGCAAAAAGCATCATAATTGGGGAattaataaagaataagtacaagtCAATCAAAAGAAATTATACTCCAAATGACATCAGGAATGACATGAATGATGACTTTGGAGTAATCATGGGATACACAAAAGCATGGAGATCAAGAGAAAAAGCTTTGCTTCTAGTAAGAGGGAACCCCGATGATTCATATCAAAAGTTGCCAATGTATTTTTACATGTTAAAGCAAGCAAATCCAAGAACAGTAACACATCTACTCACAGACAATGAAGATAGATTCAAATACCTATACATAGCTTTCTTTAATGCAATCAAAGGTTGGAGATACTTGAGGCCTATCATTGTCGTTGATGGAACTTTCTTAAAAAATGCACATGGCGGCACCCTATTTTCAGCATCAACATTTGATCCAAACAACAACATTTTTGTCTTGGCTTTTGGAATA AAAGACACATATGGAGAACCCGAAG GATTGGCTATTGTTTCCGACAGACACAAGAGCATAAAGAATGCAGTACATATAGTGTACCCAAATGCGTTCCATCGAGCTTGCATGTATCACTTGCTCAATAATTTGAAAAGCAAGTATGGAAACCATGGAGAAGAGCTACAAATGAATTTCATTGTAGCAGCAAAAGCATACACAAAAATAGAATGTGAACACTACATGAGAAGCCTTGATAGACTTGACAGACGCATTAGACCATATTTAGAGAAAGCCAAGTATGAAACTTGGGCAAGATCACACTCACCAATAAAAATATACACCATGATGACATCCAACATCGCAGAATTGCTCAACGCTGCACTAAAAGCTGCAAGAAATCTCCCTATTGATATCCTAGTTGAATGA